From Nitrosopumilus zosterae, the proteins below share one genomic window:
- a CDS encoding proline dehydrogenase family protein produces MTELKSYNYLQRIFTVGTGTQLMEKVLFKIAKQWIAGNTIDDALVSAKNAYQLGRHAIINKLGEYHTSKKQINADMEEYKKIIDSFRKWNIRGAISVKPTQIGLSISQKECYHNFEKIIQKACNAHVFVWLDMESAEHTDETIEIYSTFFSKYERLGIALQANLKRTEDDLNDLLQMGAKIRLVKGAYREKASISFKSKEDVDKNYLKLMKTLFKKGNEFAIATHDEKIIRKAENLSKKYPKKFEFQMLKGIREELKPKLIKKKLVVSDYIPYGINWLPYSFRRIKERKRNILLLGSSLIQSQRV; encoded by the coding sequence ATGACAGAACTAAAATCATATAATTATCTTCAAAGAATATTCACTGTGGGAACCGGTACGCAGTTGATGGAAAAAGTTTTGTTTAAAATTGCAAAACAATGGATTGCAGGAAACACTATTGATGACGCGCTAGTTTCTGCAAAAAACGCATACCAATTAGGAAGACATGCAATCATAAACAAACTAGGCGAATACCACACCTCAAAAAAACAAATCAACGCAGATATGGAAGAGTATAAAAAAATCATAGATTCTTTTAGAAAGTGGAATATTCGCGGGGCAATCTCGGTAAAACCTACACAGATAGGCCTTTCTATTAGCCAGAAAGAATGTTATCATAATTTTGAGAAAATCATACAAAAAGCATGCAATGCACACGTCTTTGTTTGGCTGGACATGGAGTCAGCCGAACATACAGATGAGACAATAGAAATTTACAGTACATTTTTTTCAAAATATGAAAGACTCGGAATTGCATTACAAGCCAATCTCAAGAGAACCGAAGATGATCTGAATGACTTGTTACAGATGGGCGCAAAAATACGCCTGGTAAAAGGAGCATACCGAGAAAAAGCAAGCATATCATTCAAATCAAAAGAAGACGTGGACAAAAACTATCTAAAGCTGATGAAGACACTATTCAAGAAAGGAAACGAGTTTGCAATAGCAACACATGACGAAAAAATAATACGAAAGGCAGAAAACTTGTCAAAAAAATATCCCAAAAAATTTGAGTTTCAGATGCTAAAAGGAATCAGAGAGGAACTAAAGCCCAAACTAATTAAAAAGAAACTGGTCGTTTCAGATTACATCCCGTATGGGATTAATTGGCTACCTTATTCATTTAGGCGAATTAAAGAGAGAAAAAGAAACATACTGCTGCTGGGAAGTTCACTGATTCAATCACAACGGGTTTGA
- a CDS encoding Lrp/AsnC family transcriptional regulator: MDKAFVLINCDPGKEQSILGQLRKINNVVDAQGTYGVYDIVARIESDSKSQLDNIISDQIRKLDHVNSTLTLIPIDEQNIIPDLIPDVVPDVIPEQKKPLDESSEDEEEDLDENDYDDETKLN, translated from the coding sequence GTGGATAAGGCCTTTGTTTTAATTAATTGTGATCCGGGCAAAGAGCAGTCAATATTGGGACAATTGAGGAAAATTAACAATGTAGTTGATGCTCAAGGAACATACGGTGTCTATGACATTGTGGCAAGAATAGAATCTGATAGTAAATCACAGCTTGACAATATTATTTCTGATCAAATCAGAAAGTTAGATCATGTTAATTCTACTTTGACTCTTATTCCTATTGATGAGCAAAACATCATTCCTGATTTAATTCCAGATGTAGTTCCAGATGTCATCCCAGAACAGAAAAAACCTTTGGATGAATCTTCTGAAGATGAAGAAGAGGATTTAGACGAAAATGACTATGATGACGAGACAAAATTAAACTAG
- a CDS encoding DsbA family protein, with protein sequence MGKRNKKTRQPGKSTTKFVMIGIICAVIAAVVGIAYVNLDAIKADNPNAVKLSLDTRSGSPVLGDMSAPVTIIEFGDYQCPFCKRWNESTKPAIEKDLIESGEASLIYIDFPIIGPDSLTIHAGSYCAQEQDLYWKYHDFVYANQGHENDGWANSENLKKLVSEIDGLDTNLFTQCLDSGKYEKRVEDNKKIASESGVRSTPTFIIIGPENAEMITGAQPYTTFKGIIDEMYGK encoded by the coding sequence GTGGGAAAGCGAAACAAGAAGACAAGACAGCCTGGAAAATCAACCACCAAATTTGTCATGATTGGCATAATATGTGCAGTAATTGCTGCAGTAGTTGGAATAGCATACGTGAATCTAGATGCAATAAAAGCAGACAACCCAAACGCTGTCAAATTATCACTTGACACTCGTAGTGGCTCTCCAGTTCTTGGCGACATGTCTGCACCAGTTACAATTATAGAATTTGGGGACTATCAATGTCCTTTCTGCAAGAGATGGAATGAATCAACAAAACCGGCCATAGAAAAGGATCTGATTGAAAGTGGGGAAGCTAGTCTGATTTACATTGACTTTCCCATCATAGGACCTGACTCTTTGACCATTCATGCAGGAAGCTACTGTGCTCAAGAACAGGATCTCTATTGGAAATATCATGACTTTGTATATGCAAACCAAGGACATGAAAATGACGGCTGGGCAAATTCAGAGAATCTGAAGAAACTTGTGTCTGAAATTGACGGATTAGACACAAATTTGTTTACCCAATGTCTTGATTCTGGAAAATATGAAAAACGAGTAGAGGACAACAAAAAGATAGCATCAGAGTCTGGAGTAAGATCTACCCCTACATTTATCATCATTGGGCCTGAAAATGCAGAGATGATCACAGGAGCACAACCTTACACTACATTCAAGGGAATCATAGATGAAATGTATGGTAAATAA
- a CDS encoding type II toxin-antitoxin system RelE family toxin encodes MTWQVIWSEKSVKQLEKIDKKNAQRVYDAVLNCTRDPFKSMARLTNSPFYRLRMGNYRVILDLQQSKMIIFVIETDHRGRIYKK; translated from the coding sequence ATGACATGGCAGGTCATATGGTCTGAAAAGTCTGTAAAACAGCTAGAAAAGATAGACAAGAAAAATGCACAAAGAGTTTATGATGCAGTGTTAAATTGCACACGAGATCCGTTCAAGAGCATGGCAAGGCTTACAAATTCACCATTTTACAGACTGAGAATGGGAAATTACAGAGTTATTTTGGATCTACAGCAAAGTAAAATGATTATCTTTGTTATCGAAACAGATCACAGGGGAAGAATTTACAAAAAATAG
- a CDS encoding CPBP family glutamic-type intramembrane protease translates to MIREIIDINPKTWLKPFQKTSIFYLLKMGLFYHGLGVILMYAGSFFATNIISDYEIPQFPVSITLAVSSGLLEESIFFGMPYYMTGNPLILLGSGIIWSASHLFSSSVFSVEALAYGGFLLTIPHIFFSIRTWISKKGWFAIVFHSAWNFSFLILYCMLGLRQCSIVNDMYDVINLIMAISAGVIVYLAYQNKKRYLNRFLYLIPVGIIFVSSAILFSDYVL, encoded by the coding sequence ATGATTCGTGAAATAATAGACATCAACCCAAAAACATGGCTCAAACCATTTCAGAAAACAAGTATTTTCTACCTTCTAAAAATGGGCCTGTTCTACCACGGATTAGGCGTGATTTTGATGTATGCGGGCTCTTTTTTTGCCACAAATATCATTTCAGACTATGAAATACCACAATTCCCAGTATCCATAACTCTTGCAGTAAGCTCAGGGTTACTAGAGGAATCAATATTTTTTGGGATGCCATACTACATGACTGGCAACCCGTTGATACTTTTAGGTTCAGGAATAATTTGGTCTGCATCACACTTGTTTAGTTCATCCGTATTTTCAGTTGAGGCACTAGCATATGGGGGGTTTCTCCTAACAATTCCGCACATATTTTTTAGCATCAGAACATGGATTAGCAAAAAAGGATGGTTTGCAATCGTGTTTCATTCTGCATGGAATTTTTCATTTTTGATTCTTTACTGCATGCTGGGATTGCGTCAATGCAGTATTGTTAATGACATGTATGATGTCATAAACCTAATCATGGCAATATCTGCAGGAGTTATTGTATATCTTGCATACCAAAACAAGAAAAGATATCTCAATCGATTCTTGTATCTGATTCCAGTTGGAATCATATTCGTGTCATCTGCTATTTTGTTTTCAGATTATGTTCTCTAG
- a CDS encoding winged helix-turn-helix domain-containing protein, producing the protein MANISTASQTSLDIFKAIMDNGPLTLYSANSKTGIPIGTIHRHFGQLSKSGKIRVYESKKKGRKKIGYGPTVYGIIKAYKQDREFAEKIENYFLIWIENKEFQKDLEKEGFDITIGNLKKSKHVFRKFLEYFSAVEEQIEKIRRGDDSTSRDIQVLFGSMMLSSDTHYQKLWAELYDQLPGIQKYLDEYMESMIKSYKEFKKHSREHNLKTK; encoded by the coding sequence ATGGCGAATATATCCACAGCCTCACAGACGTCATTGGATATATTCAAGGCAATAATGGACAATGGCCCCCTCACGCTTTACTCTGCAAACAGCAAGACTGGAATTCCAATTGGTACAATTCACAGACACTTTGGGCAGTTAAGCAAGTCAGGCAAAATTCGAGTTTATGAGTCAAAGAAAAAGGGCAGGAAAAAAATTGGGTATGGCCCTACAGTTTACGGGATAATCAAAGCATACAAACAGGATCGAGAGTTTGCAGAAAAAATTGAAAACTATTTTCTGATATGGATAGAAAACAAAGAGTTTCAAAAAGATCTTGAGAAAGAAGGATTTGACATAACTATTGGGAATCTGAAAAAATCAAAACATGTGTTTAGAAAGTTTTTGGAATATTTCAGTGCAGTTGAAGAACAAATAGAAAAGATAAGACGTGGAGATGATTCAACATCGCGCGACATACAGGTACTATTTGGCTCTATGATGTTGTCATCAGATACTCACTATCAAAAACTTTGGGCGGAACTGTATGATCAACTTCCGGGAATTCAAAAATATCTTGACGAATACATGGAGTCGATGATAAAGTCATACAAAGAGTTTAAGAAACATTCTAGAGAACATAATCTGAAAACAAAATAG